In Bremerella cremea, one DNA window encodes the following:
- a CDS encoding tetratricopeptide repeat protein: MATDSAPRNEAGDLSGKRIAIVGKLAGMTRREVFAALREAEAHPSEKIDQRVDVIVFGENDLTDLGQQGISEELQEKAAAGELQFISETTLWQWLGLIEPHQKLHRLYTPAMLSDLLGVSKSIIRRWHRRGLIVPARQVRSLPYFDYHEVASAKQLAGMLASGMSPEKIERQLSAISEYYPDVQRPLTQLSVIVQGSEILLRQGEGLLEPGGQMRFDFDRDDDFAISFNVVDPSDEMPETPEAWESRAADYEDDEQLDEAIRCLRSALSVGGPSADRSFRLAELLYRAGHLGGAIERYYVVIEQEPEMIEARANLGCVLAETGQLVEAVSALREAIAVYDDYCDAHYHLARVLDELGRQREAVSHWEKCLALNPDSPWADEAYARLHPEEED; this comes from the coding sequence GTGGCAACGGATTCAGCCCCACGAAACGAAGCCGGCGACCTGTCGGGAAAACGGATCGCCATTGTCGGCAAACTGGCCGGCATGACGCGCCGCGAGGTCTTCGCGGCCCTGCGCGAAGCCGAGGCGCATCCCAGCGAAAAGATCGACCAGCGAGTCGACGTGATCGTTTTTGGCGAAAACGATCTGACCGATCTGGGGCAGCAAGGTATCTCGGAAGAGCTACAGGAAAAAGCCGCCGCTGGCGAACTTCAATTCATCAGCGAAACGACCCTTTGGCAGTGGCTTGGCTTGATCGAACCCCACCAGAAGCTGCACCGCTTATATACCCCGGCGATGCTTTCTGATTTGCTGGGCGTTTCTAAATCGATCATTCGCCGTTGGCATCGGCGCGGGCTCATTGTGCCTGCCCGGCAAGTCCGCAGCCTGCCTTATTTCGACTATCACGAGGTCGCCTCGGCCAAGCAGTTGGCGGGCATGTTGGCCTCGGGCATGTCGCCGGAAAAGATCGAACGCCAACTGTCGGCCATTTCCGAATACTACCCCGATGTGCAGCGACCGCTGACGCAGCTTTCGGTAATTGTCCAAGGAAGCGAGATCTTGCTGCGGCAAGGAGAAGGCCTACTCGAACCTGGCGGGCAAATGCGGTTCGACTTCGACCGAGACGACGACTTCGCGATCTCGTTCAATGTGGTTGACCCCAGCGACGAAATGCCCGAGACGCCGGAAGCATGGGAATCGCGGGCTGCCGACTACGAAGACGACGAGCAGTTGGACGAAGCGATTCGTTGCCTCCGTTCAGCGCTGTCGGTGGGTGGTCCCTCCGCTGATCGATCGTTCCGTCTGGCCGAACTACTGTATCGAGCCGGTCACCTCGGTGGAGCGATTGAACGTTACTATGTGGTGATCGAGCAAGAGCCAGAGATGATCGAAGCCAGGGCGAACCTTGGCTGCGTGCTGGCGGAAACGGGCCAACTGGTCGAAGCGGTCTCGGCACTGCGCGAGGCGATCGCCGTGTACGACGACTACTGCGACGCCCACTATCATCTGGCCCGCGTGCTGGATGAACTAGGTCGCCAGCGCGAAGCAGTCTCCCACTGGGAAAAATGCCTGGCCCTTAACCCTGATTCCCCTTGGGCCGACGAAGCCTATGCCCGACTTCATCCTGAGGAAGAAGATTAG